Proteins encoded in a region of the Ranitomeya imitator isolate aRanImi1 chromosome 9, aRanImi1.pri, whole genome shotgun sequence genome:
- the LOC138648591 gene encoding protein qua-1-like — MGKRKNGDGEEEKQGDREEEKRGQGRGKTGGQGRGKTGGRGRGKKGGWGRGKTGTGKRKNRGTGKRKNGDREEEKQGDREEEKQGDGEEEKKGDGEEEKKGDGEEEKRGRGRGKTGGQGRGKTGTGKRKNRGTGKRKNRGTGKRKKRGTGKRKNGDREEEKQGDGEEEKRGTGKRKNGDGEEEKQGDREEEKQGDGEEEKRGRGRGKKGGRGRGKTGGQGRGKTGTGKRKNGDGEEEKQGDKGEENSDREEKKTGTEKRIGGRGEENMETGKRKNGKGENKNGEKGEENRDREDKKMGTEKRIGGKGRREHGDREEEKRERGEKTGMGGEENGNGKKYRREENRVMEEKGTVRRERRER, encoded by the coding sequence ATGGGGAAGAGGAAAAACGGGGACGGGGAAGAGGAAAAACAGGGGGACAGGGAAGAGGAAAAACGGGGACAGGGAAGAGGAAAAACAGGGGGACAGGGAAGAGGAAAAACAGGGGGACGGGGAAGAGGAAAAAAAGGGGGATGGGGAAGAGGAAAAACGGGGACGGGGAAGAGGAAAAACAGGGGGACAGGGAAGAGGAAAAACGGGGACAGGGAAGAGGAAAAACAGGGGGACAGGGAAGAGGAAAAACAGGGGGACGGGGAAGAGGAAAAAAAGGGGGATGGGGAAGAGGAAAAAAAGGGGGATGGGGAAGAGGAAAAACGGGGACGGGGAAGAGGAAAAACAGGGGGACAGGGAAGAGGAAAAACGGGGACAGGGAAGAGGAAAAACAGGGGGACAGGGAAGAGGAAAAACAGGGGGACGGGGAAGAGGAAAAAAAGGGGGACGGGGAAGAGGAAAAACGGGGACAGGGAAGAGGAAAAACAGGGGGACGGGGAAGAGGAAAAAAGGGGGACGGGGAAGAGGAAAAACGGGGACGGGGAAGAAGAAAAACAGGGGGACAGGGAAGAGGAAAAACAGGGGGACGGGGAAGAGGAAAAACGGGGACGGGGAAGAGGAAAAAAAGGGGGACGGGGAAGAGGAAAAACAGGGGGACAGGGAAGAGGAAAAACGGGGACAGGGAAGAGGAAAAACGGGGACGGGGAAGAGGAAAAACAGGGGGACAAGGGAGAAGAAAATAGTGACAGGGAGGAGAAGAAAACGGGAACAGAGAAAAGAATAGGGGGAAGGGGAGAAGAGAACATGGAGACGGGGAAGAGGAAAAACGGGAAAGGGGAGAACAAAAATGGGGAAAAGGGAGAGGAAAATAGAGACAGGGAGGACAAGAAAATGGGAACAGAGAAAAGAATAGGGGGAAAGGGGAGAAGAGAACATGGGGATAGGGAAGAGGAAAAACGGGAAAGGGGAGAAAAAACTGGGATGGGAGGAGAAGAAAACGGTAACGGGAAAAAGtacaggagagaagagaacagaGTGATGGAGGAGAAAGGAACAGTGAGACGAGAGAGAAGAGAACGGTGA